AGGCGCACCTCGCGGCAGGCGAAGAGGTCGAGTTGCTCGTCAGGCTCTATCACTTTGTAGCCAAACAGGGACCAGGCGGGGCGCGGCATGGAGGACTCCGGGAACGGTGCGCAACATTAGCCGAAAGCGAGCCTCGGGAAAAGCGTCAGAGCAGGGGTTCCAGCGTCGGCCAGACGTTCTCCAGCAGCCTGGGCTGGGCGTTGGCCTGGGGATGGATACCATCCGGCTGCATCAACTCCGGCACGCCCCCGACCCCCTCCAGGAAGAAAGGCACCAGCGGCACCTGCTTCTGCTCCGCCAGGTCGCTGTAGACCTTGGCGAACGCCGAGGTGTAGCGGGCGCCGTAGTTGGGTGGCAGACGCATGCCAAGCAACAGCACGGCGGCCCCCTGGGCCCGCGAACTGTCGATCATGCCGGCAAGATTCTGTTGCAATTGGGCGGGGGGCTGCCCCCGCAGCCCATCGTTGCCGCCGAGTTCGATGATCACCAGTTCCGGCTTGTGCTCGGCGAGCAGCGCCGGCAGCCTGGAGAGCCCGCCAGCGCTGGTATCGCCGCTGATGGACGCGTTCACCACCTGCTTGTCGTAGCCCTTCTCGACGAGGCGTTTTTCCAGCAACGAGACCCAGCCCTGGCTGGATTCCAGCCCGAGAGCGGCGCTGATACTATCGCCGACGACCAGCACGGTCCCCGCCATGGCCTCCTGAGCCAGCAACAACAGTGACAGGCAGCCGCCCAACAACCAGGCACGCATTGGATTCTCCATGACCGCAAGCATTCTCGATGCGCGGAACCTTAGCAAAGTGGTTCCCAGCGCGGAAGGCGAGCTGATCATCCTTCACGACCTCTCGTTCAGCCTCGACAAAGGCGAAAGCCTTGCCATCGTCGGCAGTTCCGGCTCCGGCAAATCCACCCTCCTCGGCCTGCTCGCCGGCCTCGACCTGCCCAGCTCCGGCGACGTCCAACTGGCCGGACGATCGCTGTCCAGCCTCGACGAGGACCAGCGCGCCCGGGTCCGCGCCGAGCATGTCGGCTTCGTCTTCCAGTCGTTCCAGTTGCTGGACAACCTCAACGCCCTGGAGAACGTCATGCTGCCCCTCGAACTGGAAGGTCATCGCGATGCCCGCGAGCGCGCCCGCCAGTTGCTGGAAC
This genomic window from Pseudomonas furukawaii contains:
- a CDS encoding arylesterase, whose product is MRAWLLGGCLSLLLLAQEAMAGTVLVVGDSISAALGLESSQGWVSLLEKRLVEKGYDKQVVNASISGDTSAGGLSRLPALLAEHKPELVIIELGGNDGLRGQPPAQLQQNLAGMIDSSRAQGAAVLLLGMRLPPNYGARYTSAFAKVYSDLAEQKQVPLVPFFLEGVGGVPELMQPDGIHPQANAQPRLLENVWPTLEPLL
- a CDS encoding ABC transporter ATP-binding protein, producing the protein MTASILDARNLSKVVPSAEGELIILHDLSFSLDKGESLAIVGSSGSGKSTLLGLLAGLDLPSSGDVQLAGRSLSSLDEDQRARVRAEHVGFVFQSFQLLDNLNALENVMLPLELEGHRDARERARQLLERVGLGQRLSHYPRQLSGGEQQRVAIARAFAAEPDVLFADEPTGNLDSHTGERISDLLFQLNQERGTTLVLVTHDERLAHRCRRLIRLEAGHLVEQVEP